Proteins from a genomic interval of Enterococcus faecium:
- the uvrB gene encoding excinuclease ABC subunit UvrB: protein MIERDTSRHFELVSKYQPAGDQPEAINQLVDGVVGGKKAQILLGATGTGKTYTISNLIEKVNKPTLIIAHNKTLAGQLYGEFKEFFPNNAVEYFVSYYDYYQPEAYVPSSDTYIEKDSSVNDEIDKLRHSATSSLLERNDVIVIASVSCIFGLGSPFEYQKQVVSIRQGAELDRNQLIRDLVSIQFERNDIDFQRGRFRVRGDVVEIFPASRDERALRVEFFGDEVERIREVNALTGEVLGETEHVAIFPATHFVTNDEHMEHAVANIKAELEQRLTVLRNENKLLEAQRLEQRTNYDIEMMLEMGYTSGIENYSRHMDGRKEGEPPYTLLDFFPEDFLIVADESHVTMPQIRGMYNGDRARKQMLVDYGFRLPSALDNRPLRLEEFEKHVNQIIYVSATPGPYEHEQTDTVIQQIIRPTGLLDPVIEVRPIMGQIDDLVGEINERVEKDQRVFVTTLTKKMAEDLTDYFKELGIKVKYLHSDIKTLERTEIIRDLRLGEFDVLVGINLLREGLDVPEVSLVAILDADKEGFLRSERSLVQTIGRAARNEEGKVIMYADKVTDSMRLAMDETSRRRTIQQKYNEEHGIVPKTIIKEIRDLISITKESEDDTKEAVQVSYEEMTKEEKDTLLMKLEKEMKDAAKALDFETAANVRDMILELKASK from the coding sequence ATGATTGAGAGAGATACCTCCCGACACTTTGAGCTTGTCTCGAAATACCAACCGGCTGGTGATCAGCCTGAAGCGATTAACCAATTAGTGGATGGCGTAGTCGGCGGGAAAAAAGCACAAATCTTATTAGGTGCGACTGGAACAGGGAAAACATATACGATTTCCAATCTTATTGAGAAAGTGAATAAACCAACACTGATTATTGCTCATAATAAAACATTGGCTGGTCAGCTGTACGGGGAATTCAAGGAATTTTTCCCTAACAATGCTGTTGAATATTTTGTTTCTTATTATGATTATTATCAGCCTGAAGCTTATGTGCCTTCAAGCGATACGTATATCGAAAAAGATTCAAGTGTAAATGATGAGATCGACAAATTACGACATTCGGCTACTAGTTCATTATTAGAAAGAAATGATGTGATCGTCATTGCATCCGTTTCATGTATTTTTGGATTAGGTTCGCCTTTTGAGTACCAAAAACAAGTAGTTTCGATTCGACAGGGAGCAGAACTAGATCGCAATCAGTTGATTCGTGACTTAGTCAGTATCCAATTCGAAAGAAATGATATAGATTTTCAGCGCGGTCGTTTTCGAGTGCGCGGTGATGTCGTGGAGATTTTTCCGGCTTCAAGAGATGAACGTGCCTTACGTGTGGAGTTTTTTGGAGATGAGGTCGAACGTATCCGAGAAGTCAATGCACTGACAGGTGAAGTTTTAGGAGAAACGGAACACGTGGCAATCTTCCCGGCGACTCACTTTGTGACGAATGATGAACATATGGAGCATGCCGTAGCGAATATCAAAGCGGAATTAGAACAGCGTTTAACTGTCTTGCGAAATGAAAACAAACTTCTGGAAGCTCAACGTTTAGAACAGCGAACCAATTACGATATTGAAATGATGTTAGAAATGGGCTACACGTCGGGAATTGAAAATTATTCTCGGCATATGGACGGACGTAAAGAAGGTGAACCGCCTTATACGCTATTGGATTTCTTTCCTGAAGATTTTTTGATCGTGGCGGACGAATCGCACGTAACCATGCCTCAAATCAGAGGAATGTATAATGGTGACCGAGCGAGAAAACAGATGCTAGTAGATTACGGTTTCCGTTTGCCATCTGCTTTAGACAATCGGCCACTTCGGTTAGAAGAGTTTGAAAAACATGTCAATCAGATCATTTATGTCTCTGCGACGCCAGGACCATATGAACATGAACAAACAGATACCGTTATCCAACAAATCATCCGTCCGACAGGGCTGCTTGACCCAGTGATCGAAGTTCGTCCAATCATGGGACAAATCGATGATCTAGTAGGCGAAATAAATGAACGAGTCGAAAAAGACCAGCGGGTGTTTGTAACGACATTGACGAAAAAAATGGCAGAAGACCTCACAGATTATTTCAAAGAATTAGGGATCAAAGTCAAATATTTGCATAGTGATATCAAAACGCTGGAACGAACAGAAATCATTCGAGATCTTCGATTAGGTGAATTTGATGTGTTAGTTGGAATCAATTTGCTTCGTGAAGGATTAGACGTACCTGAAGTTTCCCTTGTTGCTATCTTGGATGCGGATAAAGAAGGCTTTTTACGTAGTGAACGTTCCTTAGTCCAAACGATTGGACGAGCTGCTCGGAATGAAGAAGGTAAAGTAATCATGTACGCAGACAAAGTAACAGATTCTATGCGTCTAGCGATGGATGAAACATCAAGACGCCGTACGATTCAGCAGAAGTACAATGAAGAACATGGGATCGTTCCAAAAACGATCATTAAAGAAATCCGAGATTTGATTTCTATTACGAAAGAATCGGAAGATGATACAAAAGAAGCGGTACAAGTCTCGTATGAAGAAATGACGAAAGAAGAAAAAGATACGTTATTGATGAAATTAGAAAAAGAAATGAAAGATGCGGCGAAAGCATTGGATTTTGAAACAGCCGCTAATGTGCGAGATATGATTTTAGAATTAAAAGCTTCAAAGTAG
- a CDS encoding D-aspartate ligase, with protein MMNSIENEEFIPILLGSDMNVYGMARSFNEAYGKICQAYASDQLAPTRYSKIVNVEVIPGFDKDPVFIETMLRLAKERYSDKSKKYLLIACGDGYAELISQHKQELSEYFICPYIDYSLFERLINKVSFYEVCEEYDLPYPKTLIVREEMLVNGHLEQELPFEFPVALKPANSVEYLSVQFEGRKKAFILETREEFDLILGRIYEAGYKSEMIVQDFIPGDDSNMRVLNAYVDEDHQVRMMCLGHPLLEDPTPASIGNYVVIMPDYNEKIYQTIKAFLEKIEYTGFANFDMKYDPRDGEYKLFEINLRQGRSSFFVTLNGLNLARFVTEDRVFNKPFVETTYGTNQSDKARLWMGVPKKIFLEYARENEDKKLAEQMIKENRYGTTVFYEKDRSIKRWLLMKYMFHNYIPRFKKYFHVKEG; from the coding sequence ATGATGAACAGTATTGAAAATGAAGAATTTATCCCTATATTATTAGGAAGCGACATGAACGTTTATGGTATGGCACGTTCTTTTAATGAAGCATACGGCAAAATCTGCCAAGCATATGCTTCGGATCAGTTAGCCCCTACCCGCTACAGTAAAATTGTCAATGTAGAAGTTATTCCAGGATTTGATAAAGACCCTGTATTTATCGAGACGATGCTTCGTTTGGCAAAAGAAAGATATTCTGATAAGAGTAAAAAATATCTTTTGATTGCTTGTGGTGATGGATATGCAGAATTGATCTCCCAACATAAACAAGAGCTGTCAGAATATTTTATCTGTCCATATATTGATTATTCTTTATTTGAAAGACTGATCAATAAAGTAAGCTTTTATGAAGTTTGTGAAGAATATGATCTTCCGTATCCTAAAACATTGATCGTCAGAGAAGAAATGTTAGTAAATGGACATTTGGAACAGGAATTGCCTTTTGAATTCCCAGTTGCTTTGAAACCTGCAAACAGTGTGGAGTATCTTTCTGTCCAATTTGAAGGAAGAAAAAAAGCTTTTATTTTAGAGACTAGAGAAGAGTTCGATTTAATTTTAGGCCGGATATACGAAGCCGGTTATAAAAGTGAAATGATTGTACAAGATTTTATCCCGGGTGATGATAGTAATATGCGTGTGCTAAATGCGTATGTAGATGAAGATCATCAAGTTCGGATGATGTGTCTTGGTCATCCACTGTTAGAAGATCCTACACCAGCATCGATTGGTAATTACGTTGTGATCATGCCAGATTATAACGAAAAAATCTATCAAACCATTAAGGCATTTTTGGAAAAAATCGAATATACAGGCTTTGCCAATTTCGATATGAAGTATGATCCTAGAGATGGAGAATATAAATTATTTGAAATCAATTTGAGACAAGGTCGTAGCAGTTTCTTTGTGACATTGAACGGCTTGAATCTGGCTCGTTTCGTCACAGAAGATCGAGTGTTTAACAAACCCTTTGTTGAAACGACCTATGGAACGAATCAATCAGATAAAGCAAGATTATGGATGGGTGTGCCCAAAAAAATCTTTTTAGAATATGCTCGGGAAAATGAAGACAAAAAACTAGCTGAGCAAATGATCAAAGAAAATCGTTACGGTACTACTGTGTTTTATGAAAAAGACCGGTCAATCAAGCGCTGGTTGTTGATGAAATATATGTTCCATAACTATATTCCAAGATTCAAAAAGTATTTTCATGTGAAAGAAGGCTAG
- a CDS encoding gluconeogenesis factor YvcK family protein, whose amino-acid sequence MKMKTYRIRKPKIVVVGGGTGLPVILKSLRNQGADITAVVTVADDGGSSGAIRESIAMAPPGDLRNVLVALSDMPQFYEDIFQYRFKKEDQFLANHTIGNLIIAAVSEMRGSTYEAIQLLAKMMHVDGHVYPSSETPLTLHAVFKDGTTAVGESKIAIDRKTIDRVYVCNTNDKSEAKAARKVVSAIMDADMVVLGPGSLFTSILPNLVIPEIGEAMLKTTAETVYICNIMTQKGETEHFTDADHIRVLHKHLNQPFIDTVLVNTEKVPEDYMDPEIYDEYLVQVAHDFNGLRNEGCRVISTDFLELKDGGVFHDGDKVVEELFRLVFGSKY is encoded by the coding sequence GTGAAAATGAAAACCTACCGGATAAGAAAACCAAAGATCGTAGTGGTCGGCGGTGGCACTGGTCTGCCAGTTATCCTGAAAAGTTTGCGAAATCAAGGAGCAGATATCACAGCAGTAGTGACTGTTGCAGATGATGGGGGAAGCAGCGGTGCAATCAGAGAATCGATCGCTATGGCTCCTCCTGGTGACTTGAGAAATGTCTTAGTGGCGTTATCGGATATGCCACAATTCTATGAAGATATTTTCCAATACCGTTTCAAAAAGGAAGATCAGTTTTTAGCCAATCATACGATCGGTAATCTGATCATTGCCGCAGTTTCCGAGATGCGGGGAAGCACTTATGAGGCGATTCAATTATTAGCAAAAATGATGCATGTAGATGGACATGTTTATCCTTCTTCAGAAACTCCTTTGACCTTGCATGCTGTCTTTAAAGACGGAACGACTGCAGTAGGAGAATCTAAAATCGCGATCGACCGTAAAACCATTGACCGTGTGTATGTCTGCAACACAAATGATAAAAGTGAAGCCAAAGCGGCTCGAAAAGTCGTTTCAGCAATTATGGACGCCGACATGGTCGTTTTGGGACCCGGAAGTTTATTCACCAGTATCCTTCCAAATTTAGTGATACCAGAAATCGGCGAAGCAATGCTCAAGACAACTGCTGAAACCGTCTATATCTGTAATATCATGACCCAAAAAGGGGAAACGGAACATTTCACAGATGCCGATCATATACGTGTTTTACACAAGCATTTGAATCAGCCTTTTATCGATACAGTATTGGTCAATACGGAAAAAGTGCCTGAAGATTATATGGACCCAGAGATCTATGATGAGTATCTAGTACAAGTCGCACACGACTTCAACGGATTGAGAAATGAAGGATGTCGAGTGATTTCCACCGACTTTTTGGAATTGAAAGATGGGGGTGTCTTCCACGATGGAGACAAAGTAGTAGAAGAATTGTTCCGTTTAGTTTTCGGTTCAAAATATTAA
- the whiA gene encoding DNA-binding protein WhiA, which translates to MSFAADVKKELTGLEVHREHAKAELAALLRMNGSLGIVNQQFILNVQTENAAIARRIYSLLKDHYQVRSELLVRKKMKLKKNNVYIVRLKQGTKDVLMDLDIMDGMMFNGHVSDEIMGNSQKMRSYLRGAFMASGSVNNPETSRYHLEIFSIYEQHNQDICDMLNYYGLHARTLERRNGYISYLKGAEKIADFLTLIGATNSMLRFEDVRIVRDMRNSVNRLVNCETANLNKTIDAASKQIENIELIEAKVGLHALPEKLQEIAELRLQHPEVSLKELGEMIPSGAISKSGINHRIRKINEFAEKLREEVV; encoded by the coding sequence ATGTCATTTGCTGCAGATGTGAAGAAAGAACTAACTGGTTTGGAAGTTCATCGAGAACATGCGAAAGCGGAATTAGCTGCTTTGCTGCGAATGAACGGCTCTTTAGGTATTGTGAACCAGCAGTTTATTTTGAACGTCCAAACAGAAAATGCTGCAATTGCCAGACGTATCTATTCTCTTTTGAAAGATCATTATCAGGTACGAAGTGAGCTACTCGTTCGTAAAAAAATGAAATTAAAAAAGAACAATGTCTATATCGTCCGGTTGAAGCAAGGCACAAAAGATGTGTTGATGGATCTTGATATCATGGATGGTATGATGTTCAATGGACACGTTTCGGACGAGATTATGGGAAATTCGCAAAAAATGCGTTCTTACTTACGTGGTGCTTTTATGGCCTCAGGTTCAGTCAATAATCCGGAAACGAGCCGTTATCATTTGGAAATATTTTCTATTTATGAACAGCATAACCAAGACATTTGCGATATGTTAAATTATTACGGTCTACATGCTCGAACGCTTGAACGGCGCAATGGCTATATTTCTTATTTAAAAGGAGCAGAAAAAATTGCTGATTTCTTAACATTGATTGGTGCAACCAACTCAATGCTCCGATTTGAAGATGTTCGAATCGTACGGGATATGAGAAATTCGGTCAATCGTCTAGTCAATTGTGAGACAGCAAATCTGAACAAGACGATTGATGCGGCTTCTAAACAAATCGAAAACATCGAATTGATCGAAGCAAAGGTCGGTCTACATGCCCTTCCTGAAAAACTTCAGGAAATCGCAGAACTTCGGCTTCAACATCCAGAGGTCAGCTTGAAAGAATTAGGGGAAATGATTCCCTCAGGTGCGATATCAAAATCGGGAATTAATCACCGAATTCGCAAAATAAATGAATTTGCGGAAAAACTGCGTGAAGAAGTAGTTTAA
- a CDS encoding aspartate racemase, with the protein MENFFSILGGMGTMATESFVRLINHRTKATKDQEYLNYVLFNHATVPDRTAYILDRSEENPMPFLLDDIEKQNLLQPNFIVLTCNTAHYFFEELQAATDIPILHMPREAANELVRQHTTGRVAILGTEGSMKAGIYEREVKNLGFETVIPDTVLQEKINYLIYHEIKESDYLNQELYYEILEEAVERLNCEKVILGCTELSLMHEFAEDNHYPVIDAQSILADRTIERALAERSKALDTASEK; encoded by the coding sequence ATGGAGAATTTTTTCAGTATTTTAGGCGGAATGGGCACGATGGCGACAGAAAGTTTTGTTCGCTTGATCAACCACCGAACGAAAGCTACAAAAGATCAAGAATATTTGAATTATGTCTTATTCAATCATGCAACAGTTCCTGATCGTACAGCTTATATTTTAGATCGATCAGAAGAAAATCCAATGCCGTTTCTGCTGGATGATATTGAGAAACAAAATTTATTGCAGCCGAACTTCATTGTGTTGACTTGTAACACCGCACACTACTTTTTTGAAGAATTACAAGCGGCAACGGATATTCCTATCCTTCATATGCCAAGAGAAGCAGCAAATGAACTTGTCCGTCAGCATACGACAGGGAGAGTAGCGATTCTAGGAACAGAAGGAAGTATGAAAGCTGGAATCTATGAACGCGAAGTCAAAAATCTTGGATTCGAAACAGTGATTCCTGATACTGTTCTTCAAGAAAAAATCAATTATCTGATCTATCATGAGATCAAGGAATCGGATTATTTGAATCAAGAGCTATATTACGAAATCTTAGAAGAAGCGGTAGAGCGCCTAAACTGTGAAAAAGTCATCTTAGGTTGCACAGAATTGTCATTGATGCATGAATTTGCTGAAGATAACCATTATCCAGTGATCGATGCCCAATCTATTTTAGCAGATCGGACGATTGAACGAGCGCTAGCTGAAAGAAGCAAGGCATTGGATACAGCATCGGAAAAGTAA
- a CDS encoding DsbA family protein: MDISVIDATKTNTQKGILYGSSNAPKKMVEFINLACPYCRQWFEESYELLEEAVQSGQLQRVIKLFDKEKESLLRGNVMHRYLTISDGQKAIKEIKQIFDTQDEWKHLSLQEVADFAVDKLKLTELKDEQLSQAVINEAEQAHIRFVPTVILGKEIFDESISIKELKELIQTK; this comes from the coding sequence ATGGATATATCAGTGATTGATGCAACGAAAACAAATACACAAAAAGGAATCCTTTATGGTTCATCGAATGCTCCTAAAAAAATGGTCGAATTCATCAACTTAGCTTGTCCGTATTGCCGACAATGGTTTGAAGAATCTTATGAGCTATTAGAAGAAGCAGTCCAAAGCGGGCAATTGCAGCGAGTGATCAAATTGTTCGATAAAGAAAAAGAAAGCTTGCTGCGAGGGAACGTGATGCACCGGTATCTCACAATCAGCGATGGTCAAAAAGCGATCAAAGAGATCAAACAAATATTCGATACTCAAGACGAGTGGAAACATCTTTCTCTCCAAGAAGTAGCGGATTTTGCAGTAGATAAACTAAAGCTGACAGAACTAAAAGACGAACAGCTGAGCCAAGCTGTCATCAACGAAGCTGAGCAAGCACATATTCGATTTGTTCCAACTGTCATCTTGGGTAAAGAAATCTTTGATGAATCTATTTCAATAAAGGAATTAAAAGAATTGATCCAAACAAAATAA
- the rapZ gene encoding RNase adapter RapZ, whose product MTDNLQLVIITGMSGAGKTVAIQSFEDMGYFCIDNMPPRLIPKFWELIKESGKVTKMALGVDLRSRSFFEEIQNMLIEIENTNFIDTSILFLDASDEELVARYKETRRAHPMAMDGLITEGIRKERAILDDLKAQASVIIDTTTLTPRQLREKINESFKSKGDQGFRIEFVSFGFKYGLPIDSDIVMDVRFLPNPHYIPELRPLTGKDQPVYDYVMSFDETQSFYHKFLDLLETVLPGYIKEGKSSLTVAIGCTGGQHRSVALTERLANALGKNYKVNVTHRDKDKRKETVNRS is encoded by the coding sequence ATGACAGATAATTTGCAATTAGTCATCATAACAGGTATGAGCGGTGCAGGGAAAACAGTAGCTATCCAAAGTTTTGAAGATATGGGCTATTTTTGTATCGATAATATGCCGCCTCGATTGATTCCAAAATTCTGGGAATTAATCAAAGAATCAGGCAAAGTCACAAAAATGGCTTTAGGAGTGGATTTACGTTCTCGTTCCTTCTTTGAAGAAATCCAAAACATGCTGATCGAAATCGAAAATACGAACTTCATCGACACTTCTATCTTATTTTTAGATGCTTCAGACGAAGAACTAGTGGCTCGCTACAAAGAAACAAGACGAGCACATCCAATGGCGATGGACGGTTTGATCACTGAAGGGATACGTAAAGAACGGGCGATACTAGACGACTTGAAAGCCCAAGCTTCCGTGATCATTGATACGACGACATTGACACCACGACAATTACGTGAAAAAATCAATGAGTCATTCAAATCAAAGGGAGACCAAGGATTTCGGATCGAATTTGTATCATTTGGTTTTAAATACGGGTTGCCGATCGATTCGGATATTGTGATGGATGTGCGTTTTTTGCCCAACCCTCATTATATCCCGGAACTAAGACCATTGACCGGAAAAGATCAGCCAGTCTATGATTATGTGATGTCCTTTGATGAAACGCAATCATTCTACCATAAATTTTTGGATCTTCTGGAAACTGTATTGCCTGGATACATTAAAGAAGGAAAAAGCAGCTTGACAGTTGCAATCGGCTGTACAGGCGGTCAACACCGTTCTGTGGCATTGACTGAACGTTTGGCAAATGCTTTAGGGAAAAACTATAAAGTCAATGTGACACATCGGGACAAGGATAAAAGGAAAGAGACGGTGAACCGGTCGTGA
- the uvrA gene encoding excinuclease ABC subunit UvrA, protein MANDKITIHGARAHNLKNIDVTIPRDKFVVVTGLSGSGKSSLAFDTLYAEGQRRYVESLSAYARQFLGQMDKPDVDSIDGLSPAISIDQKTTSKNPRSTVGTVTEINDYLRLLFARVGHPICPNDHIEITSQSVDQMADQVMALPERTKIQVLAPIVVKKKGQHKKIFERIQKEGYVRVRVDGEIYDLSEVPELEKNKKHDIAIVIDRIIVKEGIRSRLFDSLEAALRLADGYALVDVIGEEEMLFSEHYACPYCGFTVGELEPRLFSFNAPFGACPDCDGLGVKLEVDQDLVIPDRTKTLSQGAIVPWNPISSQYYPQMLAQACESFGIDLDTPFEELPEEHQEIILNGTDDLFHFHYENDFGGVRDVETTFEGVLKNIERRYHDTNSDFTREQMRLYMTELTCQTCKGYRLNPQALSVQINGTNIGQTNELSIQKAVDFFSNLTLSEQEKVIAKPILKEVNDRLSFLENVGLDYLTLSRASGTLSGGEAQRIRLATQIGSNLSGVLYILDEPSIGLHQRDNDRLIGSLKKMRDLGNTLVVVEHDEDTMWAADYLIDVGPGAGEQGGQIVAAGTPEEVANDENSLTGKYLSGKKSIPVPKERRKGNGKAIKITGASENNLKNISVEFPLGEFVAVTGVSGSGKSTLVNSILKKSLAQKLNKNSAKPGKFKTISGYESIEKVIDIDQSPIGRTPRSNPATYTSVFDDIRGLFAQTNEAKMRGYKKGRFSFNVKGGRCEACRGDGIIKIEMHFLPDVYVPCEVCHGKRYNSETLEVHYKRKSIADILEMTVEDAVEFFKHIPKIHRKLQTIVDVGLGYVTMGQPATTLSGGEAQRMKLASELHKISNGKNFYILDEPTTGLHSDDIARLLHVLQRLVDAGNTVLVIEHNLDVIKTADYIIDLGPEGGEGGGTILATGTPEEIINVKESYTGHYLKKIMV, encoded by the coding sequence ATGGCTAACGATAAAATTACGATTCACGGTGCACGTGCCCATAACTTGAAAAATATAGATGTAACGATTCCACGAGATAAATTCGTGGTCGTTACAGGTTTGTCCGGTTCTGGAAAAAGTTCCCTAGCATTTGATACGCTGTACGCTGAAGGGCAGCGGAGATACGTAGAGAGCCTTTCTGCTTATGCTCGTCAGTTTTTAGGACAAATGGATAAGCCGGACGTAGATAGCATCGACGGATTGAGTCCGGCGATTTCTATTGATCAGAAAACAACAAGTAAAAATCCTCGGTCGACAGTAGGTACTGTGACGGAAATCAATGACTATTTACGCTTGTTGTTTGCACGTGTAGGACATCCGATTTGTCCCAACGATCATATCGAGATTACCAGTCAATCAGTAGATCAAATGGCAGATCAAGTAATGGCTTTGCCTGAGCGCACAAAGATCCAAGTGTTGGCACCGATCGTGGTAAAGAAAAAAGGACAACATAAAAAAATATTCGAACGAATCCAAAAAGAGGGATACGTCCGCGTTCGAGTCGATGGTGAGATCTATGATTTAAGTGAAGTGCCTGAGCTGGAGAAAAACAAAAAACATGATATCGCGATCGTCATCGACCGGATCATTGTGAAAGAAGGGATTCGTTCTCGTCTATTTGATTCTTTAGAGGCGGCCCTGCGATTGGCAGACGGCTATGCTCTGGTTGACGTGATCGGTGAAGAAGAAATGTTGTTTAGCGAACACTATGCCTGTCCTTATTGCGGATTTACTGTTGGCGAACTAGAACCAAGACTGTTCTCATTCAATGCGCCTTTTGGAGCTTGTCCAGACTGTGATGGTTTAGGTGTCAAATTAGAAGTCGATCAAGATTTAGTGATTCCAGATAGAACGAAGACACTTAGTCAAGGTGCTATCGTTCCATGGAATCCAATCAGCTCTCAGTATTATCCTCAAATGTTAGCGCAGGCTTGTGAAAGTTTCGGTATCGATTTAGATACACCATTCGAAGAATTACCGGAAGAGCATCAGGAGATCATCTTGAATGGGACAGATGATCTTTTCCATTTCCATTATGAAAATGATTTTGGTGGCGTTCGCGATGTAGAAACGACTTTCGAAGGGGTATTGAAGAATATCGAGCGTCGTTATCATGATACGAACAGTGATTTCACGCGTGAGCAAATGCGTCTTTATATGACAGAATTAACTTGTCAGACATGTAAAGGTTATCGATTGAATCCCCAAGCTCTATCTGTTCAAATCAATGGAACGAATATCGGGCAAACAAATGAGTTGTCTATTCAAAAAGCAGTAGATTTCTTCTCAAACTTAACGTTATCTGAACAAGAGAAAGTAATTGCCAAACCGATTTTAAAAGAAGTAAATGACAGACTTTCATTCTTGGAAAATGTGGGGCTAGACTATCTAACTTTGAGTCGCGCTTCCGGAACATTATCTGGGGGAGAAGCGCAGCGAATCAGATTGGCTACGCAAATTGGATCGAATCTTTCTGGAGTTTTGTATATTTTAGATGAACCATCGATCGGATTGCATCAACGCGACAACGATCGACTAATTGGCTCATTAAAGAAAATGCGTGATCTTGGCAACACCCTCGTTGTAGTCGAACATGATGAAGATACGATGTGGGCAGCAGATTATCTGATTGACGTCGGACCTGGGGCCGGAGAACAAGGCGGACAAATCGTGGCTGCAGGCACTCCTGAAGAAGTAGCTAATGATGAAAATTCTTTGACAGGGAAATATCTTTCAGGGAAAAAATCAATACCTGTACCAAAAGAACGCCGTAAAGGTAATGGGAAAGCAATCAAGATCACTGGTGCTTCAGAAAACAATCTGAAAAATATTAGTGTTGAATTTCCATTAGGAGAATTTGTAGCAGTCACAGGTGTGTCTGGTTCTGGAAAGAGTACATTGGTCAATAGTATCTTAAAGAAATCGTTAGCGCAAAAATTAAATAAGAATTCTGCTAAGCCAGGTAAATTCAAGACAATTTCCGGCTACGAAAGTATCGAAAAGGTCATCGATATTGATCAAAGCCCAATCGGCCGGACGCCGAGAAGTAATCCAGCGACTTATACAAGTGTATTTGATGATATCCGTGGGTTATTTGCTCAAACGAACGAGGCAAAAATGCGGGGTTATAAGAAAGGGCGTTTTAGTTTCAACGTAAAAGGCGGTCGTTGTGAAGCTTGTCGCGGGGATGGAATTATTAAGATCGAAATGCACTTTTTGCCTGATGTCTATGTTCCTTGTGAAGTATGTCATGGCAAACGATATAACTCTGAAACATTAGAAGTGCATTACAAAAGAAAAAGCATTGCTGATATTTTGGAAATGACAGTAGAAGATGCTGTAGAATTCTTCAAGCACATTCCAAAGATTCATCGCAAACTGCAAACGATTGTTGATGTTGGCTTAGGTTATGTGACGATGGGGCAACCAGCAACGACATTGTCCGGTGGTGAGGCACAACGGATGAAACTTGCCAGTGAATTGCACAAAATCTCTAATGGAAAGAATTTCTATATACTAGATGAACCAACGACAGGACTTCATAGCGATGACATCGCCCGCTTGTTGCATGTATTACAAAGATTAGTAGATGCTGGTAACACAGTTTTAGTGATTGAACACAATCTAGATGTAATCAAAACAGCAGATTATATCATTGATTTAGGACCAGAAGGTGGAGAAGGTGGAGGAACGATCCTTGCGACTGGAACACCAGAAGAAATCATTAACGTAAAAGAAAGTTATACAGGTCACTATTTGAAAAAAATAATGGTATAA